The Laspinema palackyanum D2c genome segment ATATAGGTTTTGTTACCTTGCTGTAACCACCTCTGATTTCACCCTTGCCCCTTGAAAACCGCCCATCCGGTTAGCGGGTCGCTAAGGGACTAAGGGCAGTTTTATTTTTAATCTCTCCCCGATGGAAAATCCATCCCCGGTTGGATGGCACTCCCCCAATTGTGAAGATATCTTAAGAAAAGTAACAAAATTGACAACAACTTTCCGGGTCAGATTGATAGGCTATCAATCCCTAACCGGAGGAGGTAAGAACGCTGATGACTTCAATCAACTTAGCCCAATCGACCCGGAAATCGCTGATTGCGGATTTTTTCCAAAAATCCGAGGGCCGATGGCATTCCGATCGCCGCTACTATACCTTACCCGAGGGGAACACCCAGGAAATGGTGAGCATAATTACGGTGCGGTTTTTAGAACCAGGCTGTCCAGAACTGATAGAACTGGCAAAACGCCATCAACTGCCGGAACAGAATGCCCTCACCTGTGGCAGTGAAGTCTCCTGGGAAAGTAGAGAGTCGGTTTCCGGCAAAAAGAAATCTGCCGGGAGTACCCTGTTTGGCGCGAGAGAAAATATCCTCTATCGGGACAGCGGCTTTTTAACTCGGGACCCGGTACAAGCGACCTTTTACTTTGCCAATCCTCAAACTTTGTGCCTGAAAACCGAATATAATGGCTCGGTTTTTGAGGAAGAATTAAAACTGATTGGCGATCGCTACCGGACCCGCCAAACCATCATCTCTCGCGCCGGAGAACAACAAACCATCGGTCAGTATTTAGAAAAGCGTATCGAAGAATAGGATTTGACCGCTAAAATAGGAAAGCATCGGGAAACGGGAAGAGTTTAATTTCTAGCCCTTCCCTCAGATGAAAGTCATCCCGTTTCCCCTAGGGACGAGTGTGATTAAACAAAATCCTATTATTAAGCGCGTGAATCGAAGATCTTTTTTAATGAGCCTCAGTACCCTCGCCCTTGCTCAAGTGTTGAGCGGATGTGGGACTGTTGATCGCCAAACTCTCAAAATTCTGCTGTTGAAAAGTTCCATTCCCGCCCAAGCAATGGGGGAATTCCGCAAGCAACTGGACAACCGGGCGGTTTTAAACTTTTCCCCTGCGGCACAGTTAGACGAGTTGTTTCGACTCCTGCAACAGTGGAAAAAACCCCCATCCAATAACTCGGGTCGCCGATGGAATCTGCCGGGGAGGAATCAAGATGCTGGACCCTCTAACTTGGCAGATTTGGTGACGTTAGGAAATTACTGGTTAGAACGGGCGATCGCCCAAGAACTGATTCTCCCCCTGGACCCCACCACCCTAGAACAATGGGACAACCTCCCCTCCCAATGGCAAACTTTGGTCCGACGAAATGCTGAAGGAAAACTGGACCCCGAGGGTCAGGTTTGGGGCGCACCCTATCGTTGGGGAACCACGGTGATTGCCTATCGGGCGGATAAATTCAGCGATTTAGGCTGGACACCCCAAGATTGGAGTGATTTGTGGCGTCCGGAACTGCGCGATCGCCTCTCATTGCTGGACAGTCCCCGGGAAGTGATTGGGTTAACCCTCAAAACCCTCGGTCACTCCTACAATCGCGATCGCCTCGATGATATTCCCGAACTCAAAGACAAACTCCTCGCACTCCATCGCCAAGCTAGACTCTATAGTTCCGATACCTATCTCCAACCCTTAGTGCTTGGAGATACTTGGGTCGCTGTGGGATGGTCCACCGATATCCTGGCAACCATGCAGCGCAATCCTAAAATTCGCGCCGTGGTTCCTCCCTCGGGAACAGCGTTATGGTCAGAATTGTGGGTCCGACCGGCAGGACCCAATCCAGTGAACACAGAAACACCACCCCCCGCTTCTGCTTTGGCAAACCAATGGATCAATTTTTGCTGGAGCCCGGAAATGGTGGTTCAACTTTCTCAATTGAGTAAAGCTGCCTCTCCCATGTTGTTGAATCGGGACCGAGGAGAGTTACCCAACGCCTTGCAAACTGATGGGATACTCTTACCCACTGCCGAGGCGATCGCCAATAGCGAATTTATCGAACCCCTCACCCCCGAGATTGCGGAAACATATCAGGCCCTCTGGCGAGAAATCCGGCTGAGTTAAGGGTTGGAATGGCCCCAGTTTTACGGCGCTTGGCTATCTAATACCTGGGAATCCAGCCACAAATTGCAGGCGACTGGTTCTGAGGTACAGGTATAAGTCCCTAACAGTCGTTGCTGACGAGTAAACACCCGGATGTTGTACCCGTAATCCTTCGCTACTTGCCCGAAATGATTCAAAAACTCATAGCGTTGCAGGTAATCCAACAAACTCCAGCTTTGACGGTTGACAATCAGATCCACCGTGCCTGTATCCTCTCCATTCCGGGGGTAGGCTAACCAGTTCTCGACCAGTCTATACCCAAACTGTTCGTTAACCCACCATAAAGAAGGAACCGTCACCCCAGTTTGAGAAATCGTGTAATTCGTGGTGATATTAAATTCGGCGGGATCGATTTCCGGTGGGATGGTTAGGAACTGTAATGGGGGTTTTTCCGGAGGCATCTGTTGGAGTTCTAAAGCCGGGAGTTTGCGATCGTCCGGTGGTACCAGGTCCTCTACTGCTTCTAATGCTGGCGCGGAAGTTTGAGTCAATCCGACTCTCGCCCAAAGTGGAATTAACCCGAGTAGGAGTAAATAGAGAACAATTCCAGGCAACGCGAGTGGACTACTCCCCTGCAATTGCTCAGTTAGATAAATTTTATCGCGTTCTGTTGGCATATTTTTTTTATTTAAAATCCCTGCTAGTCTGTCGAAACCGTAACGGTTAGAAACCGGGTTTCTTCACAAAGTTTTGGCTTTTTTTCAGCCAATTGGTGCGAGAAACCCGGGTTCTGGTCTATCGGTTAAATAATCTCAATCGGATTACCCCCATAACCGCCGACCGGATTTACCCTTGAGGCGATCGTGCGTATCTTCTAAGAGTGCTGGGATATTCAGTTGTTCTGGACATCGGGGTAAACAATCTCCGCAGTCGGTACAGCGATTTCCTTTCATGCCGGGAAACCAATGTCCGGCATTTTCAAACATGGAATATCGGTATTGACCATAGTCGGTCATGGAGTAAGCAACGGCAAGATTTCTTAATCGTAAGATTTCGGGAATATTAATAGCTTCCGGACAAGGCAAACAGGCATAACATTGACTGCATTGATCTGAACCTAAAACCTGGGTGGCATGGGTTTCTAAGCGGTTGATGGTGTCTTGTGGGATGGGAATAGCTGTGCTGTCGTTTTGGTCTATCGGGTTCTGGAGAAAGGACAGGCGATCGAGCAGGGTGAGTTCTTCTGGGTTGGCGGCCCCAAAACTTAAGGTGGTAATGCGCGGGTCACTTAACAAAAACTGATAGTTAAATTCTAGGGGAGTTAAGGGATGACAGAGTTGGGAAAGTTGCTCTGGTGGGGTATGAAGTTTTCCCCCTTTGTCCGCCGGAGAAATAATAAAAATGCCTAAATCTTTTTGATGCGCTAAGGCGACTGCGGCAGCATTGCGCTGGAAGAAATAGTAGTAATGTAGATTAATAAATTCAAATAAATCGGTGTTAATAGTCTCTAAAATTAAATCTAAGCTGCCATGAGTAGAAAATCCGAGATGTCGAACTCGACCATCCCTCAAAGCTTGGTTAATCCCCTGCATTCCTCCCTGAGAGTCCAACACCCACTCTAAATGTTGGCGGGTATTGATTCCATGAATGGTTAACCCATCCAAATAATTCACCTTGAGCCGGTCTAATGATTCATCAATGCACCGTTCCACTTCTTCCGCCTTCCCTGACGGAGGGAGTTTAGTGGTGATGTACAATTGTCCTCGCTGAACCGGAGAGTTTCCCTGCAACAATTCCATCAGAGCGATTCCGAGATATTCTTCACTGTTGCCATATCCTCGGGCGGTTTCCAGATGGTTGATTCCCCGTTTCACCGCTGCTTTGACTGTGGCGATCGCATTTTCTGGGGACGCCAAATATCGCATCGTTCCCAGGGAAAAAATAGACAGAGATAGATTGGTTTTTCCAAATCGGCGGTAATCCACGATTTACCTTTTTTCCTCAGATTTCGTTCCAGGGAGGAAGGCCGGGAATTGAGGAATTAGAATGCCCAGATTCTAGGGTTTCTCTTGATTCTAAATTCTTGATTCCCCTTGCTTCCGCATCCCCTGAAACGCTCTACGATTCTTGCACTTCTCCACTACCCGGACCAAATTCTTTACGCTGAATGAAATCTTCCGGGCTAATGTTAGAAACAAAGTCACGGAACGCTTGCCGTTCTGCTTCATCTGCTTCTCGATCCACGGGAATCGAGGCATCCGCCACGACTTCTTCCATCACCCAAATCGGGCTGTTGGTCCGTAGTGCTAAGGCGATCGCATCGGAAGGACGGGCATCAATTTCCTTAATCACTTCTCCGTGACGAAGCTTCAGGACTGCATAGAACGTATTGTCTTGTAAAGCATGAATAATAATCCGGTCTAAACTAAGCTCATATTCTTCTAGGATATTTACCATGAGATCATGGGTCAAAGGCCTAGGCGGTTTTTGGCTTTCGAGGGCGCTAATAATTGACCTAGCTTGGTCTTGGCCTATATAGATCGGCAGAGCTCGTCGATCTCCGGCGTCTCTGAGGAGCACTATCGGACTCCTTGTTGCTGCATCTAATGCAATTCCAGCGACTTTCATCTCAATCATCGGCTCGGCCTCTTTAAGAACACGCTATGGGGGATAATGAACTCGACACTTCTTTTGTAAGTCTCGTTCTCCGGTTTCAGACAGGTCCATGTTTCACTATAACGTTAAGGCAAAACGGTTAGGTTCAACCCGAAGTGCAGTCGCATGGTCCCTACCTCTGCTCGGCCACTGTGCTTTTTTTAGCTTGATAAATTCCAGTATGCCTTCTTCTTTGGCCGCTTAGATCCCTCTTTTGCCAGGAATTTAATAAAAATTTTGACAGGGGATTGGCAAAAATAGTAACGAACTGTCGAGAATTTATGCAATTTCAAGGAAAACGCCATGTTTACCGGATTAATTCAGGGATTAGGCACGATTGAGGCGACTGGGACAGAAAATCTCAAAATTTCCTGTCATTCCGGCGCGGAAACGGTGCTCACGGATTTAGCATTAGGGGATAGCGTCGCCGTTGATGGGGTTTGTTTAACCGTCGTCGAGATTTTGCCCCGAGGTTTTGTGGCGATCGCCTCCCCGGAAACCCTCGATCGCACCACCCTCGGCAGGGTCTCCCATACCTACGTCAATCTCGAAACCTCTCTGCGCGTCGGCAGCAAATTAGGCGGTCATTTTGTTACAGGTCATGTGGATGCGATCGGCTGTCTGCAACAGTCCCTCCAAACCGCCAGTTCCTGGGAAATGACCTTCACGGCACCCCCCGCTTCCCAACTGCTATGGCAGCGCCAAATTGCCCCCTATATCGTTCCCAAAGGCAGCATTGCAGTCAATGGCATCAGTCTCACCATCGCTGACTGTGATGAAAAAGGCACTTACTTTACCGCTGCGGTCATTCCCCACAGCTATGCCGAAACCAACCTGCGCCATCTCCAACTCGGTCACTGGGTTAACCTAGAAGCCGATATTTTAGGCAAATATGTTGGTAAATTCATCCGGTCCCGTTTCGCTTCTCCCATTGAGGAAAACCCCTCTGATGAGGCCATTCCCTCCCTTTCCGGTTTTGACCCGATTTCTCCCTCTTTTCTGGCCGAACATGGTTATCTTTAATGGTTAAGTTCACTATCACCCCGGCACATTTTTTTTCCTTCAGGGGTTGCGTTTTTTTCGGGGTTTTGATATATTATGTTATAATGGATATATAATCACTTTTTTTATAAGAGTCAAGCTTCCCATTATCACATAATACGGCATCGGGTGCAACAACACAAGCCCCGATGCCTATTTTTTTTAGGCGCGGCTGTAAAGAATTGTTAAGCCAAACCCAGTCGTTTTTAATTGTTCGTAGTAACGACTTCAGTCGTTTTTAATTGTTCGTAGTAACGACTTCAGTCGTTTTTAATTGTTCGTAGTAACGACTTCAGTCGTTNNNNNNNNNNNNNNNNNNNNNNNNNNNNNNNNNNNNNNNNNNNNNNNNNNNNNNNNNNNNNNNNNNNNNNNNNNNNNNNNNNNNNNNNNNNNNNNNNNNNAACGACTGAAGTCGTTACTACAAACATCAGAAGATAACGACTGAAGTCGTTACTACAAACATCAGAAGATAACGACTGAAGTCGTTACTACAAACATCAGAAGATAACGACTTCAGTCGGGACCTTGAACATTGGAGGGTTACTCCGTCGCGGGGATGGTGACTTCTAAGGTGACTGGAACCGGAGGGAGGGGGAGTGGGGGCGCGGTAGGAACATCCAGTAAGGTTGTGGAAGCCGTTTCCAGATTGACTGGGGAATTCAAGAATGCCAGGGGGGGAGCGGGTGCGGGCATCTCTAAAGAGGGTAGAGTCGTCAGCGCCGGGTTATCCGAGGTGGGAGTGGCAATTTGGGGGGCTGTCTCTAAAGACCCAATTAATTGGGCGAGGGCATATTCCATTTGTGTTCCGGGATCCATTGCCATCCAGCCTTCGGGAGTTAACTCCCGCAGTTCAAAGTGGAGATGAGGTCCGGTGGAGTTGCCGGTACTGCCGACTTCTCCAATGACTTGACCCTGTTCTACGACTTCTCCGGGTTGGACAAAGATGCTGGAGAGGTGAGCATAGAGGGTTTCCAGGGTGGAATTTTGGTGTTGGAGGACCACGGTTTGACCATAGCCTCCCATCCAATCGGCGATCGAGACGGTGCCACTATAGGCAGCAACCACGGGAGTTCCGGTGGGTGCACCTAAGTCGATGCCGGAGTGAAAGCGGCTGCCGCCAAAAATCGGATGGATCCGCCAGCCAAATAATGAGGTAATTTCCGAGGGAATTGCCAGGGGGAAAATCATGCTGCTGTTGCCGTTTCCGGGACGACTGGACCGCCTCAGACGATTCCAGTCGAAGTTGCGCGCAGCGGTTTTGGTGCGATAGTGGATGCCGTCAATATCAGCTTTTGCTGACTCTTGCGGGTAGACAGGGGCAGTCCTAAAAGGGACTTGCGGCAATGCGGCGTAGGAGGGTTCGGGCTCTGCATAGTAAACGGGTTCAGCGGGTGCAGCGGCATCGCCTACTGGGGCGGCGATCGCCGGGGGTTCCAGGGGTTGCAAGCCAGGACTGTAGAGATTCGCCTGTTGTGCTTGCTGAATGGATGCCGGAACTGGCAGGCGCTCCTCGGCGTAACGATGCTGTTCGCTCTCCTGAGATGCTTCCGGGATGGGTTGTTCACCCCACGCCGCCTCTTCCACAACTTCCGGTGGAGGGGGTGCGATCGCACTGAAGGAGTCCGACTCTTCCGGTGCAGGTGTAGCTACGGCACTAGCTTCGGCAGCGGCGGAGTTATTCGGGGTGGGGAGACTATAATCTGTGGGATCGACGTAAAGATTGCTTTGGTGGATATTCTGGAGGGTGGGTTCGGCGTTGGCTGTTTCCGGGGTGGGGTAATCTTCCGGTGGGGCGATCGCCTCTCGTCTGTATCCTCCAATTGGATCCGGTTGTGCCATCAGGGTCTCAGAGGCTGAGTCCGATTCAGGATACCACGGGGTCACCCCAGCACTATCTAAGGGGTCCGGGGAAGCATCTTCAGCAAACCAAGGGTCTGCCTGGATTTCCTCAACGAATCCCGAAACTGGAGCATCAGAACCCTCTAAGGGTTGTAACAGTGCAGCACTCGTTGAGACTTCCGGTTCTGAGGGAACCGCTTCAACCGGCGGGGGAGCCATTTCAGCTTGACCAAAAGGGTCTGCTGCATCCGATGGAGTCTGCGCGTTAGCATCTGTGTCTCCACCAAGCAAGCTGAGGGAGGGAATCAAAGCGAGTCCCTGCAACAGGAGAGAAACCTGACAAATAATACTTAAAGGAGTGCGGGAAAGTTGATTTCGCTGGCTCATTTTTAATTTGCTCTTCGCTATAGATTCCTAGAAGGATTAACGGTTTCAAAGCAGGGTTCTACACAGCAAACACCGCGCAGTTAGGCCCTGAGAATGGGATACCCCTGGTTAATTGTACCGGGCATCAACTCAATTTCTTCGAGAGTAGAAGCACTTGTAAAAGCAGAGTTGGGATCCGGTGACGACGATGGGGTGAGACGAACGCGCAGTTCTCCCGTATCGCTGACGCCGAGGACAACCCCTGCGGACCCTTCTACCGCAACGGGTTGACCGATGCCAACCATCAGGTTTTGGTAGGAGGGGAGCAAGGTCCCTACTCCTTTCTCATCAAACGTTTGATATCCGGAGGCGACTGCCCAGAGGGTTAGGGCCGCCAAGGTTTCCAGAGATGTGATCTCAGGATGAGGGCGATCGCCTAGGAAGGTTTGGAGGTTAATCCCGGTTTCGGGGACTGGGTTGGACCAATTAATGCCCACTCCGACGACAGCTTTGGTAATTTGTCCCTGATGGATTTTGGTCTCAGTGAGAATGCCCCCCAATTTGTAGCCCTCCAGAATCAAATCGTTAGGCCATTTTAGGCTGACTGGGATATTGTAGGCGCGGAACGTGGTTGCCAGTCCCCAGGCGCTACAGAGGGTCAGCAGTAGTGCATCCTGGGCGCTGAGGTTGGGGGTGAGGGCGAGGGAGAGATAAAGACCCCCGGGTGATGATTCCCACTGGCGTCCCCGCTGTCCTTTTCCCGCAGTTTGACGGGTAGCAATGACCACCGTTCCTGGGGGCGCACCGGCAGCTAGGAGGGTCCAGAGGGTTTCATTGGTGGAGGAGACTTGATCCAAGATTTGAATAGAAAAGTCGAGGGATGACGGCGACAAGGACGGGTTTGAGGCGAAACCCCCGTCGGTCATTCCCGGATTGATGGTGTGCTGCGATCGCAGACACCGCAGAATATTTTCTATGCAGTCTTGATTCAGGCCCACAGGAGCGGTTTGGATAAAGAGTCCGTGGTCTAAGGTAGCATAAAATGCGAATTCACACTGAAAAATTTTGGGATTTCTTCCAGTTGGGATTGTAGTCTGAGCCTGTCGCTCCTCCCCTGAATCATTCCTTGAGTAATTATTGATCTTCAAACTAAAGATGCATACTTGGCACTGGCGGAATTGGAACGGACTGCCCTATTTGACTTGTAGTTTACTGGAACCTTGGGCTCACGGCTTTTTTACCCAACAATTTTGGCCGCGATCGCCCGAGGAGTTGGTGGAGGTATTGCAACCCACGGCATCGGTGTATCGCGTCAAACAGGTGCATGGGAATAGGGTGTTGAGTACCCAGACTTTGACCCCCCAGGTTCGGGAAGAAGAGTTAGTAGAGGATGCACCACAGAAACCGGAGGCGGATGGGTTGATGAGTGCAGGGTCCCAGGAAGCAATCTGGGTTTGTAGTGCAGATTGTTCGCCGGTATTGATTGGGGATATGCGATCGGGACAGGTGGCGGCGTTGCATTCGGGATGGCGAGGGACTGCGGAAAATATTGTAGCGGTGGCGATCGCTGAAATGGTGAAGCAAGGGAGTCAGTTGGAGGAATTACGAGTGGCGATCGGGCCCGCCATTTCCGGCCCAGTGTATCAAGTCAACACTGAAGTTGCCATCCAAACCTGTGCCAGTCTAGTGGATTTAGACAATCCTGAAAACATTTTAAAAACTGTTCAAGACTTCCCCAATCCTCCCATCTTACCCGACTCCGAACCCGGAAAATCCCGCTTAGATGTCCGACGCACCATTGAGTTACAGCTAGAGAAATTGGGGATAACTTCCGAACAAGTTGCCATTTCCCCCCATTGCACCTACCAAGACCCCGAGAACTTCTTTTCCTACCGCCGAGATGGACTAAAGAAAGTCCAATGGTCAGGAATTGTTTCTTGGTAATTCAGCCACGGGGGCTGACTCTTTGTCTAAAATTGTTTGGTCTCCACAAAACCTTATAAAGAAGAGTTTTCTCCTAACTTACGCAGATTTGGAGAGATAAGCTTGTAGGGGCGAAACATCAATTCGCCCCTATTAAAGATAACGGTCCGGTATCCTTCCTGTTGGATACTTTAATATTCCCTAAAGTAGTCGTCTTGATAACTATCAGGAGAGTTCGATGGTGTTGTTTCCGTGTAACCACAGGTGCGAAATCCCACGAAAAATGGGCTTATGCAGTTTATAAAATTTAAAACAAAAAGTGATGAACTCAATAAAGCTAACGCAATTATTATTGAAATAAAGGTTTTAATAGCTTCTCTTAAATCGGCGAAAAAGTCTTTCTTCATTTTTTGGGCAATCAGTAATAATTATTTGAATTTTTCCCGTTCTTGAACCCTTAAAAATCGTCTTTATGAGATTTGATGAGATTGATGACTTCAGTTGGTTATGGATTAGTCATAATCATTATCTGGATCGTACATCCAGCTAGAAGAATCATAATCATCCATTGGTGTATAGTTAGGGTTTGGTTCCCTATAATCATCATCTGAATCGTCATCTCTATCTTCATAGTCTATCGAGCTGCTGTAACTGGGCCTTTGGCTATAAGAATTTGTATTAGCAGATTGATTGACGGGTTGAGGCGGGAAGTTATCAGAATTAGACTCTTCTTTTGTCCATCCAAACAAATGGCCGAAAAAATTAAACATGAGATTTTCTCCTAAAGGGAATTAATTGATTTCATTTTATTGCCTTCGCAATGCCGCAGACTTTACATTTTGCTCGCTTTCTTTGTGTTAAATTCATTTAGGCTCGCTATAGAATTTAATCATCCTCGTCACTCATTTCATTTTGAGAAAGCATTGCTTCATTCCAGCTACTAATAATCCAAGGCTGAAGCTGATCTGCTCTAGCTACTACTGGTCGAATATTGCTATAATAAGTTGTCTGTCTAATAGGATTCATTACCGTTCTAACCCGTAGAGGAATCTTTCCTTCACGAACTTCTAAGGGCGCAATTAAATCGGGAGTTGTTGTGATATTTTCTTGGCTTTTTAGGTAAATAGGGATAAAATACTGCATTTTCCCATAATACCAACAAGGCTGATATAACCCCTTATAGATAGACCATTGAATTGCCCCATTTAATGCACATATTTGAGTAACCGTACTGGCTGGTGCAAGAAATTCTACCCGTCCAACATTATCACGAAGTATATGCTCATCGCTGATCACAATTTCATTACCAAGGGGTATTTCAGGTGCTTTAGGGACTTCGGGAGGAGGTGGCAATTCCACCTCCTCATCACTGAAATTTTCTCCAGTTCCCGCATCGGTTAATCTCCAAGGTTGATCGTCACGTTGATTGGGTTCAAACTTTAAATATAATGGAACATTATATCGATTTCTTAACAAGCCAGCTGCTACAATAAAACCATCTTTATATTCTAAGAATTTTTCTTGTTCTATACTCCAATAAAGGGTAATTGCTATGTATTTCTTTAAAACATCTAACTCTTTCCCCCAATTCTCTTGAAGTGACTGTTCATTTAGTTTATTTAGAGCTTTTTGAGTAATAAAGCTAAAACTATAAAGGCAGTCCCGTAGTAAATTCCGGGTTCTTGGTGAACCATATTGCTCCAACAAGTCTTCTTTATTAATCATAAGTTCATCTCCCTAGTTAAAATAATATTGTAAAGATTACGAAAAAAATTCTTTGACTTTTACAGATGAAAAATTATTCTCGCATTGCTTTTTAAAAGCCTTAAACTGAGAATTATTATCAAACACAACTTTTATAGTATTGGATAAGGGAATATAGTAAGTCCCCCCAATTTTGATGGCCCCATTTTCGATAGCCAACTTCTCAATATCCATTGTAAGTTGTGTATTTGAAACGTCGTATTCAATTTGTCCTGTAACTGGCATATACTACTTCCTCTTCTATAAAGGTCATAGCTCCACTATAAAACCGATGCCAGATTTCGTATAGACGGAAAATATCTGATTTTATCGGCAACTTTTGGTAAATTCCTTGCCCAACATCGGAAAATGTCGGAAAATGTCTGGTATAATAGAGAATCCCTGACATTGACCCAAGCGGATGAATCTTAAGGAAATGTTAAAACTCGCAGATGATCTAGTATTTGCAAAGACAGGTCAGCACCTTGATGACTTGCAAGAAGCGGTACTGCGGGGAACAATCCAAGGTGAAACCTATCAAAAAATCGCCGATGAGTCTCATTGTTCGGAAGGTCATGTTAGGGATGTAGGTTCTAAATTGTGGCAGATCCTGTCAGAGATGTTAGGGGAAGAAATCCATAAAGGGAATTATAGAGCCACAATGGAAAGGCTACGGATTTCTATTTTTTCTGATAATTCTCATCAAGATTATGTAAAAATTGGTAGCATACATATTTGTCGGGAAAATTGGCAGACCTCGGATATACCCAAGAGCGAAAATAATCTTAAAAATCCTGATGCTACACCAACTGAAACCCGGCATCAAGATTTGAGTGAAATGCCAGATTTGCGGATTTGCTATGACCGCACTGATGAACTTAAAACTTTGAAAAAATGGGTAATTCAAGACAATTGTCGCCTTGTCACCATCGAGGGGATGAGTGGCATTGGCAAAACTACCCTGGCAACAGAACTTATCCGCGACATTAAAGATGAATTTGACTATGTTGTGTGGCGAAGTCTGGAAAAATGCCCGACCTTTCCCGAACTAGAAGCAAACCTGATTGATTTTTTTTTCCAGCCGTCAAAAATCAAATTAGGCAAAAAGAACCTTCAACCTTTATCCCTGAGCAAATACCTGCAAAAGCATCGCTGTTTAGTCGTCTTCGATGATGTTCACCACCTCTTTAGTTCGGGGAAATTTGCCGGAGAATATAAACGGGAAACTCAGGATTATTTCCCTTTTTTTAAACAAATCGAAGAATTATCCCATCAAAGTTGCTTGTTACTACTTGGGTGGGAACAACCGAGACAAGTTACTCAACAAAACAAGGAATATTATCCCATTAACACTCTGAAACTTCGAGGCTTGAACTACAAAGCGGCCCTTAAAATATTTAAGGATAGAGGGGTTGCAAGTTCAGAAATGAGTCAATCATTAATTTCTATGTACCAAGGCAATCCTTTCTGGTTAAAAATATTGGCTACTTTGATGCAAGACTTGGATATCAGCCCTCGGGAGTTATTTG includes the following:
- a CDS encoding aldo/keto reductase, translated to MDYRRFGKTNLSLSIFSLGTMRYLASPENAIATVKAAVKRGINHLETARGYGNSEEYLGIALMELLQGNSPVQRGQLYITTKLPPSGKAEEVERCIDESLDRLKVNYLDGLTIHGINTRQHLEWVLDSQGGMQGINQALRDGRVRHLGFSTHGSLDLILETINTDLFEFINLHYYYFFQRNAAAVALAHQKDLGIFIISPADKGGKLHTPPEQLSQLCHPLTPLEFNYQFLLSDPRITTLSFGAANPEELTLLDRLSFLQNPIDQNDSTAIPIPQDTINRLETHATQVLGSDQCSQCYACLPCPEAINIPEILRLRNLAVAYSMTDYGQYRYSMFENAGHWFPGMKGNRCTDCGDCLPRCPEQLNIPALLEDTHDRLKGKSGRRLWG
- a CDS encoding biotin--[acetyl-CoA-carboxylase] ligase, with the translated sequence MGLNQDCIENILRCLRSQHTINPGMTDGGFASNPSLSPSSLDFSIQILDQVSSTNETLWTLLAAGAPPGTVVIATRQTAGKGQRGRQWESSPGGLYLSLALTPNLSAQDALLLTLCSAWGLATTFRAYNIPVSLKWPNDLILEGYKLGGILTETKIHQGQITKAVVGVGINWSNPVPETGINLQTFLGDRPHPEITSLETLAALTLWAVASGYQTFDEKGVGTLLPSYQNLMVGIGQPVAVEGSAGVVLGVSDTGELRVRLTPSSSPDPNSAFTSASTLEEIELMPGTINQGYPILRA
- a CDS encoding extracellular solute-binding protein, with protein sequence MSLSTLALAQVLSGCGTVDRQTLKILLLKSSIPAQAMGEFRKQLDNRAVLNFSPAAQLDELFRLLQQWKKPPSNNSGRRWNLPGRNQDAGPSNLADLVTLGNYWLERAIAQELILPLDPTTLEQWDNLPSQWQTLVRRNAEGKLDPEGQVWGAPYRWGTTVIAYRADKFSDLGWTPQDWSDLWRPELRDRLSLLDSPREVIGLTLKTLGHSYNRDRLDDIPELKDKLLALHRQARLYSSDTYLQPLVLGDTWVAVGWSTDILATMQRNPKIRAVVPPSGTALWSELWVRPAGPNPVNTETPPPASALANQWINFCWSPEMVVQLSQLSKAASPMLLNRDRGELPNALQTDGILLPTAEAIANSEFIEPLTPEIAETYQALWREIRLS
- a CDS encoding peptidoglycan DD-metalloendopeptidase family protein — its product is MSQRNQLSRTPLSIICQVSLLLQGLALIPSLSLLGGDTDANAQTPSDAADPFGQAEMAPPPVEAVPSEPEVSTSAALLQPLEGSDAPVSGFVEEIQADPWFAEDASPDPLDSAGVTPWYPESDSASETLMAQPDPIGGYRREAIAPPEDYPTPETANAEPTLQNIHQSNLYVDPTDYSLPTPNNSAAAEASAVATPAPEESDSFSAIAPPPPEVVEEAAWGEQPIPEASQESEQHRYAEERLPVPASIQQAQQANLYSPGLQPLEPPAIAAPVGDAAAPAEPVYYAEPEPSYAALPQVPFRTAPVYPQESAKADIDGIHYRTKTAARNFDWNRLRRSSRPGNGNSSMIFPLAIPSEITSLFGWRIHPIFGGSRFHSGIDLGAPTGTPVVAAYSGTVSIADWMGGYGQTVVLQHQNSTLETLYAHLSSIFVQPGEVVEQGQVIGEVGSTGNSTGPHLHFELRELTPEGWMAMDPGTQMEYALAQLIGSLETAPQIATPTSDNPALTTLPSLEMPAPAPPLAFLNSPVNLETASTTLLDVPTAPPLPLPPVPVTLEVTIPATE
- the ribE gene encoding riboflavin synthase; this translates as MFTGLIQGLGTIEATGTENLKISCHSGAETVLTDLALGDSVAVDGVCLTVVEILPRGFVAIASPETLDRTTLGRVSHTYVNLETSLRVGSKLGGHFVTGHVDAIGCLQQSLQTASSWEMTFTAPPASQLLWQRQIAPYIVPKGSIAVNGISLTIADCDEKGTYFTAAVIPHSYAETNLRHLQLGHWVNLEADILGKYVGKFIRSRFASPIEENPSDEAIPSLSGFDPISPSFLAEHGYL
- a CDS encoding bifunctional nuclease family protein, with amino-acid sequence MIEMKVAGIALDAATRSPIVLLRDAGDRRALPIYIGQDQARSIISALESQKPPRPLTHDLMVNILEEYELSLDRIIIHALQDNTFYAVLKLRHGEVIKEIDARPSDAIALALRTNSPIWVMEEVVADASIPVDREADEAERQAFRDFVSNISPEDFIQRKEFGPGSGEVQES
- a CDS encoding phycobiliprotein lyase, which translates into the protein MTSINLAQSTRKSLIADFFQKSEGRWHSDRRYYTLPEGNTQEMVSIITVRFLEPGCPELIELAKRHQLPEQNALTCGSEVSWESRESVSGKKKSAGSTLFGARENILYRDSGFLTRDPVQATFYFANPQTLCLKTEYNGSVFEEELKLIGDRYRTRQTIISRAGEQQTIGQYLEKRIEE